Proteins encoded together in one Pantoea sp. CCBC3-3-1 window:
- a CDS encoding putative adenosine monophosphate-protein transferase Fic translates to MSRKLTDKQKNSLWQQRLPDNFLASFLLSATLPELGARNPGLPHLRALHRELFQDVLDDAGELRQIDIHIGETLCCHFEYIEKEGNALMQALEEENGLADLPYEELIERLAWYYCELTVLHPFLRGNGRAQRLFFEQLIVHAGWDIQWRLIDRESWQAAIQASLAGDLAPLSAAFGKVVSERDESA, encoded by the coding sequence ATGTCCAGAAAACTCACCGACAAGCAAAAAAACAGCCTCTGGCAGCAGCGTCTGCCAGATAATTTCCTCGCGAGCTTTCTGCTAAGCGCCACGCTGCCTGAGCTGGGCGCCCGTAATCCCGGTTTACCTCATCTGCGTGCGCTCCATCGTGAGCTTTTTCAGGATGTTCTGGATGATGCAGGCGAGCTGCGGCAAATCGATATTCATATCGGTGAGACGCTGTGCTGCCATTTCGAATACATCGAAAAAGAAGGCAATGCGCTGATGCAGGCGCTGGAGGAAGAAAATGGCCTTGCCGATCTCCCTTATGAAGAACTGATCGAACGCCTGGCCTGGTACTACTGTGAGCTGACGGTGTTACATCCCTTCCTGCGCGGTAATGGCCGTGCTCAACGACTCTTTTTTGAGCAGCTGATTGTTCATGCCGGTTGGGATATTCAGTGGCGCCTGATCGATCGTGAAAGCTGGCAGGCGGCGATTCAGGCCAGCCTGGCGGGCGACCTGGCACCGCTGTCGGCCGCATTTGGCAAAGTGGTAAGCGAACGGGATGAAAGTGCGTAG